One genomic segment of Vulpes lagopus strain Blue_001 chromosome 9, ASM1834538v1, whole genome shotgun sequence includes these proteins:
- the DECR1 gene encoding 2,4-dienoyl-CoA reductase [(3E)-enoyl-CoA-producing], mitochondrial isoform X2 yields the protein MLPPNSFQGKVAFITGGGTGLGKGMTALLSSLGAQCVIASRNIDVLKDTAEQISSQTGNKVHAIQCDVRNPEMVQKTVSELIKVAGHPAIVINNAAGNFISPTERLSANAWKTITDIVLNGTAYVTLEIGKQLIKAQKGAAFLAITTIYAESGSGFVVPSASAKAGVEAMNKSLAAEWGKYGMRFNVIQPGPIKTKGAFSRLDPTGTFEKDMVDRIPCGRLGTVEELANLAAFLCSDYASWINGAVIRFDGGEEVFISGEFNSLRKVTKEEWDTIEGLIRKTKGS from the exons ATGCTACCGCCCAATAGTTTTCAAGGAAAAGTGGCATTTATTACGGGAGGAGGTACTGGCCTTGGTAAAGGAATGACAGCCCTTCTGTccagcctgggtgctcagtgtgTGATAGCCAGCCG AAACATTGACGTTTTAAAAGATACCGCAGAACAAATTTCTTCTCAGACTGGAAATAAG GTTCATGCAATTCAGTGTGATGTTAGGAATCCTGAAATGGTGCAAAAGACTGTGTCGGAATTGATCAAAGTTGCAGGACATCCTGCT ATTGTGATAAACAACGCAGCAGGGAATTTTATTTCTCCCACTGAAAGACTCTCTGCTAATGCTTGGAAGACCATAACTGACATAGTTCTAAATGGTACTGCCTATGTGACATTAGAAATTGGAAAGCAACTAATTAAAGCACAGAAAG GAGCAGCATTTCTTGCTATCACAACCATCTATGCAGAGAGTGGGTCAGGTTTTGTAGTACCAAGTGCTTCTGCCAAAGCAGGAGTGGAAGCCATGAACAA gtctCTTGCAGCTGAATGGGGTAAATATGGAATGCGATTTAACGTGATTCAACCAGGgcctataaaaacaaaa gGTGCCTTTAGCCGTCTTGACCCAACTGGAACATTTGAGAAAGATATGGTCGACCGAATTCCGTGTGGTCGGCTGGGAACTGTGGAAGAACTTGCGAACCTTGCCGCTTTCCTTTGTAGTGATTATGCTTCTTGGATCAATGGGGCA gtcatTAGATTTGACGGTGGAGAGGAAGTATTTATTTCAGGGGAATTCAACAGTCTGAGGAAG GTCACCAAGGAGGAGTGGGACACAATAGAAGGACTCATCAGGAAGACAAAAGGCTCCTGA
- the DECR1 gene encoding 2,4-dienoyl-CoA reductase [(3E)-enoyl-CoA-producing], mitochondrial isoform X1 — MALLGRVFLVRGRGPRRFFSFGTQLLYQNNEAFQSKFFPPLQKAMLPPNSFQGKVAFITGGGTGLGKGMTALLSSLGAQCVIASRNIDVLKDTAEQISSQTGNKVHAIQCDVRNPEMVQKTVSELIKVAGHPAIVINNAAGNFISPTERLSANAWKTITDIVLNGTAYVTLEIGKQLIKAQKGAAFLAITTIYAESGSGFVVPSASAKAGVEAMNKSLAAEWGKYGMRFNVIQPGPIKTKGAFSRLDPTGTFEKDMVDRIPCGRLGTVEELANLAAFLCSDYASWINGAVIRFDGGEEVFISGEFNSLRKVTKEEWDTIEGLIRKTKGS, encoded by the exons tttttcagttttggaaCACAACTATTGTATCAAAACAATGAAGCTTTTCAGTCTAAATTCTTCCCACCCCTTCAAAAAGCGATGCTACCGCCCAATAGTTTTCAAGGAAAAGTGGCATTTATTACGGGAGGAGGTACTGGCCTTGGTAAAGGAATGACAGCCCTTCTGTccagcctgggtgctcagtgtgTGATAGCCAGCCG AAACATTGACGTTTTAAAAGATACCGCAGAACAAATTTCTTCTCAGACTGGAAATAAG GTTCATGCAATTCAGTGTGATGTTAGGAATCCTGAAATGGTGCAAAAGACTGTGTCGGAATTGATCAAAGTTGCAGGACATCCTGCT ATTGTGATAAACAACGCAGCAGGGAATTTTATTTCTCCCACTGAAAGACTCTCTGCTAATGCTTGGAAGACCATAACTGACATAGTTCTAAATGGTACTGCCTATGTGACATTAGAAATTGGAAAGCAACTAATTAAAGCACAGAAAG GAGCAGCATTTCTTGCTATCACAACCATCTATGCAGAGAGTGGGTCAGGTTTTGTAGTACCAAGTGCTTCTGCCAAAGCAGGAGTGGAAGCCATGAACAA gtctCTTGCAGCTGAATGGGGTAAATATGGAATGCGATTTAACGTGATTCAACCAGGgcctataaaaacaaaa gGTGCCTTTAGCCGTCTTGACCCAACTGGAACATTTGAGAAAGATATGGTCGACCGAATTCCGTGTGGTCGGCTGGGAACTGTGGAAGAACTTGCGAACCTTGCCGCTTTCCTTTGTAGTGATTATGCTTCTTGGATCAATGGGGCA gtcatTAGATTTGACGGTGGAGAGGAAGTATTTATTTCAGGGGAATTCAACAGTCTGAGGAAG GTCACCAAGGAGGAGTGGGACACAATAGAAGGACTCATCAGGAAGACAAAAGGCTCCTGA
- the DECR1 gene encoding 2,4-dienoyl-CoA reductase [(3E)-enoyl-CoA-producing], mitochondrial isoform X3 translates to MALLGRVFLVRGRGPRRFFSFGTQLLYQNNEAFQSKFFPPLQKAMLPPNSFQGKVAFITGGGTGLGKGMTALLSSLGAQCVIASRNIDVLKDTAEQISSQTGNKVHAIQCDVRNPEMVQKTVSELIKVAGHPAIVINNAAGNFISPTERLSANAWKTITDIVLNGTAYVTLEIGKQLIKAQKGAAFLAITTIYAESGSGFVVPSASAKAGVEAMNKVPLAVLTQLEHLRKIWSTEFRVVGWELWKNLRTLPLSFVVIMLLGSMGQSLDLTVERKYLFQGNSTV, encoded by the exons tttttcagttttggaaCACAACTATTGTATCAAAACAATGAAGCTTTTCAGTCTAAATTCTTCCCACCCCTTCAAAAAGCGATGCTACCGCCCAATAGTTTTCAAGGAAAAGTGGCATTTATTACGGGAGGAGGTACTGGCCTTGGTAAAGGAATGACAGCCCTTCTGTccagcctgggtgctcagtgtgTGATAGCCAGCCG AAACATTGACGTTTTAAAAGATACCGCAGAACAAATTTCTTCTCAGACTGGAAATAAG GTTCATGCAATTCAGTGTGATGTTAGGAATCCTGAAATGGTGCAAAAGACTGTGTCGGAATTGATCAAAGTTGCAGGACATCCTGCT ATTGTGATAAACAACGCAGCAGGGAATTTTATTTCTCCCACTGAAAGACTCTCTGCTAATGCTTGGAAGACCATAACTGACATAGTTCTAAATGGTACTGCCTATGTGACATTAGAAATTGGAAAGCAACTAATTAAAGCACAGAAAG GAGCAGCATTTCTTGCTATCACAACCATCTATGCAGAGAGTGGGTCAGGTTTTGTAGTACCAAGTGCTTCTGCCAAAGCAGGAGTGGAAGCCATGAACAA gGTGCCTTTAGCCGTCTTGACCCAACTGGAACATTTGAGAAAGATATGGTCGACCGAATTCCGTGTGGTCGGCTGGGAACTGTGGAAGAACTTGCGAACCTTGCCGCTTTCCTTTGTAGTGATTATGCTTCTTGGATCAATGGGGCA gtcatTAGATTTGACGGTGGAGAGGAAGTATTTATTTCAGGGGAATTCAACAGTCTGA